The window CGTGAGGGCGAAATCCGGCGGCTGCTGCCCGTCATGCTGCAGGCCGCGCGGCGGCTGGAGAACCAGTTCAGATCCATCCGCTTTGAGGTCTCCGTGGCCCCCACGGTGGACCGTGAGCTGGTGGACGGCATTTTGCGGCGCTTTCCGGGGAGGGCGCCGCTGGCGGTGGTCGCAGGCGGCATCGCGCCGATCCTGCGCGGCTGCCATCTGGTGCTGGCCGCCTCGGGCACGGTCACCCTGGAGGCCGCCATCGGCGGGACGCCCATGGTGATCGTCTACAAGGTCTCGCCGCTGAGCTACCGCATCGGCAAGGCCCTGATCCGGGTGGAGCATATTTCGCTGGTGAACCTCATCGCCGGCCGCGAGCTGGTGCCGGAGCTGATCCAGGATGCGGCCAACCCGCCTAACATCGCCGCCGCGGCGGCCGCGCTCTTGGCCGACCCGCGGCGGCTGGCGGCCCTGCGAACGGAACTGCTCAACATCCGCGCGCTGCTGGGCGGCGGCGGGGCTTCCGCGCGGGTGGCGGCGATCGCCTTGGGTATGTTGAATAATACGGCCTTCGCCGACGCACCGGCCGCCGCCGGGGAGGCCGGCCGATGACCCCACGCGCCCGCCAGTGGCTGACCGAATGCAAGTGGCGCGTGGTCGGCCTTCTCGGCAAAGTGCTCATCGACCTGATTTTTTGCGCTTCCCG is drawn from Desulfobacteraceae bacterium and contains these coding sequences:
- the lpxB gene encoding lipid-A-disaccharide synthase gives rise to the protein MTPAAEPRCVMIVAGEASGDLIGANLVRALRRQAPGLFVVGIGGHHLRAQGMRILLDASQLAVVGITEVLAKLPVVLEALKCAKKLLQSLRPELLILIDFPDFNLRLARMAKKCGVPVLYYVSPQIWAWRQGRVRTIKQRVDHMAVILPFEADFYKAHGVPVTFVGHPLLDVWGGAPPPPPAADVSPVVGLLPGSREGEIRRLLPVMLQAARRLENQFRSIRFEVSVAPTVDRELVDGILRRFPGRAPLAVVAGGIAPILRGCHLVLAASGTVTLEAAIGGTPMVIVYKVSPLSYRIGKALIRVEHISLVNLIAGRELVPELIQDAANPPNIAAAAAALLADPRRLAALRTELLNIRALLGGGGASARVAAIALGMLNNTAFADAPAAAGEAGR